Below is a window of Cryobacterium sp. PAMC25264 DNA.
GCGGTCGCCGATCAGCTGCACCGACGCCACCGTGGCCACGAGGATCACGATCGTGGCGAGCATCACGGTGTTGTCGAAGCGCTGGTAGCCGTAGGTGACCGCGACGTAGCCGATGCCGCCGGCGCCGATGGTGCCGGCGATCGCGGAGTACTCGATCATGGCGATGGTGTTGATGGTGAGGCCGCCGATGATCGACGGCAGGGCCTCGCTGAGCTGGGCGGTGCGGATGATCTGCAGCGGCGAGGCCCCTGAGGCCTTGGCCACCCGCACCAGGGTGGGCGGCACGCCGCGCAGGGAGTTCTCCACGATGCGGGTGAAGAACGCGATTCCGGCGATCGACATGGGTACGACGGCTGCCATGATGCCGATGTTGGTGCCGGTGATGAACCGCGTGAACGGCACGATCGCGGCCATCAGGATGAGGAACGGCAGTGACCGGCCGATGCTCACGATCCAGCTGAGGGCGGTGTGCAGGGCGGGATTCTCGAACAGGCCGCCGGGAGCGAGGTTGTGCACCAGGGCGCCGAGCGGGATGCCGACGAGCACGACGATCGCCATGACGATGCCGACCATGATCAGGGTGTCGAGCAGCGCGGGGAAGACCAGCGCGGGGATCTCGGCCAGCGGCACGTTGTTGTTCAGGTGCACGCTGTTCAGGTGCACGGCAGCGTTCAGGATGCTCATGCGACCTGCTCCAGGAGCTCCGCCGGGCGAGACTCCCCGGCCGGCCCCGGGCGGGCGTCGAGCCCCAGGCTGCGAGCCACCGTGATGAGGTGCTCCCGGTCGGCGCCGGTGACGCCGATGCTGGCGTGCCCCACCGTGGCGCCGTCGACGGTCTCGATGGAGGCGCCGAGCAGCGACACTGTGGTGCCGAGCTGGTCGGCGAGCCGGGTGAGCCAGTCGGCCGGCACGTGCGCGGAGGTGTAGCTGACGAACCACTCGGTGGCGTCGGCGGCCGCGCTCTCGTGCGAGCGCGCCGGGCGCAGGGCCCGGCCGAGCCCCGACGCTGGATCGCGCAGCAGCTCGACGATGCGACCGCTCTCCACGATGCGGCCGTGGTCGAGGCGCGCGACGGAGTCGGCGACCTGCAGCACGGTGTCCATCTCGTGGGTGATGAAGAGGATGGACAGGCCCAGGTCGTCGCGGAGCTCCTTGAGCAACGCCACGATCGACCGGGTGGAGTCGGGGTCGAGGCCCGAGGTGGCTTCGTCGCTGAGCAGCACACTGGGGCGGAGGGCCAATGCGCGGGCGATGCCCACCCGCTGCCGTTGGCCGCCGGAGAGCTGGTGCGGGTAGTGCTCGGCCTTGTTCGAGAGCCCGACGCGGTCGAGCAGTTCGGCCACCCGGGCGCGGGTCTCCGCGGCGGTCACACCGAGGTACTCCAACGGCAGCGACACGTTCGCAGCGGCGGTGCGCCGCGAGTAGAGGCCATCCGACTGGAAGATGGTGCCAATGCGGCGGCGCGCCACCCGCAGCGCCTTCTCACTGAGCTGGGAGAGGTTCTCGCCGTTCACCAGCACCGACCCGCTGG
It encodes the following:
- a CDS encoding methionine ABC transporter permease produces the protein MSILNAAVHLNSVHLNNNVPLAEIPALVFPALLDTLIMVGIVMAIVVLVGIPLGALVHNLAPGGLFENPALHTALSWIVSIGRSLPFLILMAAIVPFTRFITGTNIGIMAAVVPMSIAGIAFFTRIVENSLRGVPPTLVRVAKASGASPLQIIRTAQLSEALPSIIGGLTINTIAMIEYSAIAGTIGAGGIGYVAVTYGYQRFDNTVMLATIVILVATVASVQLIGDRLVRLTTPHARTAPRAPRAARREASLV
- a CDS encoding methionine ABC transporter ATP-binding protein gives rise to the protein MISLEQLTKVYGHGTLKTVVLDRLDFSVDAGEIFAVVGPSGAGKSTLAQCVNLLERPTSGSVLVNGENLSQLSEKALRVARRRIGTIFQSDGLYSRRTAAANVSLPLEYLGVTAAETRARVAELLDRVGLSNKAEHYPHQLSGGQRQRVGIARALALRPSVLLSDEATSGLDPDSTRSIVALLKELRDDLGLSILFITHEMDTVLQVADSVARLDHGRIVESGRIVELLRDPASGLGRALRPARSHESAAADATEWFVSYTSAHVPADWLTRLADQLGTTVSLLGASIETVDGATVGHASIGVTGADREHLITVARSLGLDARPGPAGESRPAELLEQVA